In a single window of the Orcinus orca chromosome 9, mOrcOrc1.1, whole genome shotgun sequence genome:
- the SPAM1 gene encoding hyaluronidase PH-20, producing the protein MGVLRLQHTSFGSFVVSSGVPQAVFTFLLVPCCLTMDFTTSPLIANMSFLWAWNAPTDRCARRFDTSPDLSFFPLVGYPQKGATGNFITLFYADRLGYYPHIDERTGRSVHGGIPQMGSLKEHLDKAKKDISYYMPIDNVGLAVIDWEEWRPTWARNWKPKDIYRDQSIELVLQQNVQLTFPEAAKIAKVEFEKAAKSFMQETLKLGKLLRPNHLWGYYLFPDCYNHNYNQPSYHGSCRDIEKRRNDALDWLWKESTALFPSIYLNSRLKSSPQAALFVRNRVQEAIRMSKVARAKSPLPVFVYARPVFTDVTLQFLSQGDLVNTIGESVALGASGIIMWGSLNLSLTRESCMNLDNYMKTTLNPYVINVTLAAKMCSQALCQEQGVCTRKYWNSSNYLHLNPQNFAIQTGKGGKYTVHGKPTLKDLQQFSKKFYCTCYANIHCKKRVDIRNIHTINVCIAEDVCIDGFLNFEPRNHSSRWKEISSTTLSNISFSTPTVTVSPCVPGKDLRGCLKVTCSVEALFNNTQGGCHSVNWKNTSSQLHIQNKKNETTY; encoded by the exons ATGGGAGTACTAAGGCTTCAACATACCTCCTTTGGGAGCTTTGTTGTGTCCAGTGGAGTACCCCAGGCAGTGTTCACCTTCCTTCTGGTTCCATGTTGTTTGACTATGGATTTCACAACATCTCCTCTTATTGCAAATATGTCTTTCCTTTGGGCCTGGAATGCCCCAACTGACCGTTGTGCTAGAAGATTTGACACGTCTCCAGATCTGAGCTTCTTCCCTTTAGTAGGATACCCCCAAAAAGGTGCGACAGgaaattttattacattattttatgcTGATAGACTTGGCTACTATCCTCACATAGATGAAAGAACAGGCAGAAGTGTGCATGGAGGAATCCCCCAGATGGGATCCTTAAAAGAGCATTTGGACAAAGCTAAAAAAGACATTTCCTATTACATGCCAATCGACAACGTGGGCTTGGCTGTCATTGACTGGGAAGAATGGAGGCCTACCTGGGCTAGAAACTGGAAACCTAAAGACATTTACAGGGATCAGTCTATCGAGTTGGTTCTGCAACAAAATGTACAACTTACTTTCCCAGAGGCTGCCAAGATAGCGAAAGTGGAATTTGAAAAGGCAGCAAAGAGTTTCATGCAGGAGACTTTAAAATTGGGAAAATTACTTCGGCCAAATCACTTATGGGGTTATTATCTTTTTCCTGACTGTTACAATCATAATTATAACCAACCTAGTTACCATGGAAGTTGCCGGGatatagagaaaagaagaaacgATGCACTCGACTGGTTGTGGAAGGAAAGCACTGCTCTTTTCCCATCCATTTATTTGAATAGCAGGTTAAAATCTTCTCCACAAGCTGCCCTCTTCGTTCGTAATCGTGTCCAGGAAGCCATCCGGATGTCTAAAGTGGCCAGGGCTAAAAGCCCACTTCCAGTTTTTGTGTATGCCCGTCCAGTTTTTACTGATGTGACTTTGCAATTCCTTTCTCAG GGTGACCTTGTGAATACAATTGGTGAGAGCGTTGCTCTAGGTGCCTCTGGAATTATAATGTGGGGAAGTCTCAATTTAAGTCTAACTAGG GAATCTTGCATGAACCTAGACAATTACATGAAGACTACACTGAATCCTTACGTAATCAATGTCACCTTAGCAGCCAAAATGTGTAGCCAAGCACTTTGCCAAGAGCAAGGAGTGTGTACAAGGAAATACTGGAATTCAAGCAACTATCTTCACCTGAACCCACAGAATTTTGCTATTCAAACTGGGAAAGGTGGAAAATACACAGTGCATGGGAAACCCACACTCAAAGACCTGCAAcaattttccaaaaaattttaCTGCACTTGTTATGCCAACATCCACTGTAAGAAGAGAGTTGATATAAGAAACATTCATACTATTAATGTATGTATTGCTGAAGATGTTTGCATAGATGGCTTTCTAAACTTTGAACCCAGGAATCATTCTTCTCGCTGGAAAGAGATATCTTCTACCACTCTCAGCAATATCTCATTCTCTACACCAACGGTCACAGTATCTCCATGTGTTCCTGGGAAAGATCTCCGTGGGTGCCTCAAAGTCACCTGTTCAGTGGAAGCCCTCTTCAACAACACCCAAGGGGGCTGTCATAGTGTTAACTGGAAAAACACTTCCAGTCAGTTACAtattcaaaacaagaaaaatgaaacaacctATTAA